Proteins found in one Lycium ferocissimum isolate CSIRO_LF1 unplaced genomic scaffold, AGI_CSIRO_Lferr_CH_V1 ctg4666, whole genome shotgun sequence genomic segment:
- the LOC132044499 gene encoding proteinase inhibitor I-B-like produces MEKLAYAVALLLLASLFQPLTARDLEINVLQLDVSQSDCPGVTKDTWPELLGVPARLARQTIQNENSNITNVPSILNGSPVTTDFRCDRVRLFVNVLDFVVQTPRVG; encoded by the exons ATGGAGAAGTTAGCTTACGCTGTTGCTCTCCTGCTTCTGGCATCAC TGTTTCAACCTCTCACTGCTCGAGATTTGGAAATCAATGTCTTGCAACTTGATGTTTCTCAGTCTGATTGCCCAG GAGTGACAAAGGACACATGGCCAGAACTTCTTGGTGTACCAGCCAGGCTTGCGAGACAAACAATTCAGAATGAAAATTCAAATATAACTAATGTTCCCAGTATATTGAATGGTTCTCCAGTGACAACAGATTTTAGATGTGATCGAGTTCGTCTTTTTGTTAATGTCTTGGACTTTGTCGTACAAACTCCTCGAGTTggttaa